The genomic region tgctgctgctgctgctgctgctgctgctgttgctgccaGGGCTGCTagtggtgctgctgctgctgctgctgctgctgctgctgctgctgctgcggctgctgctgctgctaagggctgctgctgctgctgctgtcccaTGCTGTGGCATGGCAACACTGTatctgctgccgctgctgctgctgctgctgcttgctgctgctgctgctgattgctgctgctgctgctgctgctcgcctgctgctgctgctgctgctgttgctgctgctgctgctgctgctgctgctgctgccctctgctgctgctgttgctgctgcttgctgctgctgcttaggctgctgctgctgctggttggCTGCTGCTGGTCTTATGCTCGGGCGTTTGCTGCCTTGCTGTCTGCTCGCTGCTGTACCGCTGGCGAGCCCTGCGTtgctgcagctgctgctgctCAGCTCGCGCCTTGCTGCTtccgttgctgctgctgctgctgctgctgctgctgctgctggcgcagcttatgctgctgctgctgctgctgctgctgcgctgctgctgctgctgctgctgctgctgctgctgctgctgctgctgctggtgctgctggctgctgctgctgctgcgttcTTTACTGCGGCGGCAGCTAGCTGcgaactgctgctgctgctacggttgctgctgctgctacggttgctgctgctactgctgttgctgctgcactgctgctgctgctgctgctgctgctgctgctgctgcttggctgctgctactactgttagtgctgctggtgctgctgctcGGTTCCACTGGTTTATCTGCTGCTGCTGCGCCTGCAACTGCTGCTgttactgctgctgctggtgctgctgcaaCCTTGGAGCACGAGCCGCGgactgccgctgctgctgctactgctgctgctgctggctgctgCCAACTGGGTGCTGCGGTTGCACTGCTGGTGCtgcggctgctgctgctgctgccgctgctgctgctgctgctgctgctgctggtgctgctgcactgctgctgctgctgctgccgctgctggtgctgctggctgTCTGCTgccattgctgctgctgctgctgctgctgctgctgctgctgctgctgcaggctGCTATTATTAAACGGTGCTGCTGTGCGCTgttgctgtgctgctgctgctgctgctgctgctgctgctgctgctgctgctgctgctgctgctgctgctgctgctgctgctgctgcttggcGGTGGCAACTGCTGCTGCtgtcgctgctgctgctgctgctgctgctgttgctgctgctgctgctgctgctgcaacgcacgccgctgctgctgctattgctgctgctgctgctgctgctgctgctgctgttgatgctgctgttgctgctgctgctgctgctgctgctgctgctgctgttgctgctgctgctgctgctgctgctgctgctgctgttgctgctgctgctgctggttgcTGGCTGCCGCCGCttgtggctgctgctgctgccgctgctgctgctgctgctgctgctgctgctgctgctgctgctgctgctgctgctgctgctgctgctgctcgctgCTGTCGGGCTGCTGgtggttgctgctgctgctgctgctgctgctgctgctgctgctgcgcggctgctgctgctgctgctgcaccaTGACAGCTGCTGCTGCGGCGTTGCTGCAGCAGCTGCTGTCTGCTGCTTGCTGCAGCGatagctgctgctgctgtgctgctgtactgctgttgctgctgctgctgctgctgctgctgctgctgcttagctgtctgctgctgctgctgccgctgctaaTTTATGCTGCTGTTATATTTATGGTGCTGCTGCGCTGCGGCTGCTGCCAacctgctgccgctgctgctgctgctagtcCTGCCAacaactgctgctgctgctggtgctgctgcttgctgctgctgctgcttaacCACAGCaactgctgctgctacagctgctgctgctacagcgttgctgctgctgctgctcgctgctgctgctgctgctgctgctgcgcttaacgctgctgctgctgctgctgctgctgccgcctggagttctgctgctgctgcccgattgctgctgctgctgctgctatgctgctgctgctgctgctgctgctgctgctgccgctgctgctggcaactgctgctgctggtgcggCAACGCTGCTGCGGcactggtgctgctgctgctgctgctgctgctgcagctgctgccgctgctgctgccgctgctgctaagctgctgctgctgctgttgctgctgcctgctgctgctgctgctgctgtctgctGCCGCTGCTGGTGCTTTGCcggtttgctgctgctgctgctgctgttgctgctgctgctacgcTGCTTGGCAAACTGCTGCTGCggtgctgccgctgctgctgctgctgactgctgccttgctgctgctgctgctgctgctgctgctgctgctgtgttgctgctgctgctgttgctgctgctgctgctgctgctgttgctgctgctgctgttgctgctgctgctgctgctgctgctgctgctgctgccgctgctgctggtgctgctgctgctgctgctgctgctgctgctgctgctgctgctggtgcactgctgctgctgctgctgctgctgctgctgctgctgctgctgctgctgctgctgctgctggtgtcgcgttgctgctgctgctgcttatgtaacgtgctgctgctgcttgctgctatgctgctgctgctgctgctgctgctgctgctgctgctgcactgcttgtgctgctgctgctgctgctgctgctggactgctgctgctggtgcttgCTCGCTGCCCTGCTGCTGGGTGTAtgctgctgccactgctgctgctgcttgctgcactgctgctgctgctgctgctcgctgCTGCTTCACCGTTAAGTggctgctgtgctgctgctgctgctgctgctgctgctgggctgGCATCGCGGTTGCGGTTTGCTGCTGCTAGCAAGTTGCTGCTGCTGGAGCAGCTGCTGCTGGACTGCTGCGCATAAAGTTGCTCTGCGCTGATGATTTAGCTGCTGCTGCCGTTGGCGCTCTGCGGTgctcagctgctgctgctgctgctgctgctgctgctgctgctgctgctgctgctgctgctgctgctgctgctgctgcttgttCTGCCATGCTGCTGCTGTTCCGGCCgctgctgctgcactgctgctggtgcggtttgctgctgctgctgcggtcgctgcactgctgctgctgctgctgctgctgctgctgctgctgctgctgctgagtgCCGCTGCGGGTGCGGTGCTGCGGCTGCcggactgctgctgctgctgctgctcggcTGCCTGGTTTGCTGCTGGTTGCTGCTGtactgctgccgctgctgctgctgctgctgctgctgctgttctgCCGCTGCTGCGGCTGCCGCTGCCGCTgctagctgctgctgctgctgctgctgctgctgctgctgctgctgctgctgctgctgctgctatacGGTTGCTACTGCTATACGGTTGCTGCTGCTACTGcagttactactactgctactgctactgctgctaggtgctgctgcactgctgctgctgctgctgctgctgccactgctgctgctacGCTGCTGCGCCGCTGCGgatgctgccgctgctgctgcggCGCGTGTTGGACTGACTGCGGCaccgcctgctgctgctgctgctgctgctgctgctgctgctggctgctgctgctgctagtgttgctgctgctgctgctggcaagcagctgctgctgctgcggctgCCTTCAGCTGCTGCTTCGCTGCCGGCTGCTGCTgctatgctgctgctgctgctgctgctgctgctgccatgcTGCTGCTGCTCGCTGCTATGGCCTGCTGCCTATCTGACTGCtgctcgctgctgctgctgctgctgctgacttgcagtgcactgctgctgctgctgcggctATCACCCAGCTCTGCTGCTCGCACTGCTGCAGGGTTGctgtactgctactgctgctgctacaaaCTGCTATGCTagcactactgctgctgctgctactgtgacATGTTATTATTGCGGCTATGCGCACGTTTGATAATGCAATTTTCTTCGTTTCTTTACTTAAGGTTGTGGTGTCAGCACAAGtaattgtgtttgtttgtttattgagtgtttaaagatatatatttttgaatGTATTTTTCTTGTTTCTCTCTCCAGGTGTGTACAGAGAACTGTGTCTGCAGGTGATCCAACACAAGTACGAGTGTGAGCTGCAGGGAGCTCGACAACATCTGGAGAGTGAGAGGACGTTGTTGTTTGACGCCATGAAGACAGAACTGCTGGACAAGATCAGACGACTGGAGGAGGACAGACAGAGTGTAGACCTCACCTCAGGTACATAGACACAGACGGATGCAAGCGCATCAGAACtacgctacatgaccaaaagtatgtgggcacctgctcgtcgaacatctcattccaaaattatgggcattaatatggagttggtccccccccctttgctgctataacagcctccactcttctgggaagactttccactagatgttggaacattgcagcggggacttgcttccattgagcctcggcgttccaattcatcccaaaggtgttcgatggggttgaggtcagggctctgtgcaggccagtcaagttcttccacaccgatctcgacaaaccatttctgtatggacctcgctttgtgcacaggggcattgtcatgctgaaacaggaaagggccttccccaaactgttcccacaaagttggaagcacagaatcgtttagaatgtcattgtatgctgtagcgttaagatttcccttcactggaactaagggaacctagcccgaaccatgaaaaagacaaaaaaattgcacaagggaattgtcatgctgaaacaggaaagggccttctccaaactgttgccacaaagttggaagcacagaattgtctaacatccccaaaccattattcctcctccaccaaacgtaacacttggcactatgcattcggttGAGTAGTGTTctctggcatccgtcaaacccaaattcgtccgtcgaactgccagatggtgaagcgtgattcatcactccagagaacgcgtttccactgctccagagtccaatggcggcgagctttacaccactccagcagacgcttggcattgcgcatggtgatcttaggcttgtgtgcgactgctcaacaatggaaacccatttcatgaatctcccgACGAACAgatcttgtgctgatgttgcttcctgaggcagtttggaactcggtagtaagtgttgcTAACGAACActcgcggtcccgttctgtgagcttgtgtggcctaccacttcgcggctgagccgttgttgcgcctagatgtttccacttcacaataacagcacttacagttgaccggggcagctgtaGAAGTgcagacatttgatgaactgacttgttggaaaggtggcatcctatgacggtgccacgttgaaagtcaggccattctactgccaatgtttacacctgtcagcaacgggtgtggctgaaatagccaaatccagtaatttgaaggtgtgtccacatacttttgtataataGTGTATCTGTCAgcgtgatgagtaaccttgcctgagtTCTGAAGACACTAATGCCAGCACTCTTCAAAAGTTCACCTACATGTTTGTCTTTCAGAAATGAATAtcttatatataaatatatatatatatatatatatatataagtatatatatatatatatatatatatatatatatatatatatatgtagttCAGTTCaggaatatatgtatatataaaatatataatcttaaatatataaatatataaaagtaacttatatatatatatatatatatatatatatatatattatatatatatatatatgtatatatatatatatatatggctatatatatatgtatatatatatatatatatatatatatatatatatatatatatatatatatatataatatatatatatataatataaatatatatatatatatatatgaacatATGTAAAATAATATATGacttaatatatatataaaatatatatatatatatatgaaacaaAATAacgaatatatatatatgctatgTATATGtaaaacattatatatataaatatatatgctctatctctctcactctctctctcctctttctctccatctctcatctctcaaatataaatatataaatgtaatatatatataaaatatgtctctctctctctctctctctcttctctctctcatctctctctctcatgtctcactatctctcactctctctctctttctctccatctctgctCTCTTGACTCCTCAAAtataaatgtgtatatatatatatatatgtatatatatatatatatgtataaacAATAATATGTATGTGTGAAacgaatatatatatatgaaatatatatGTAATGTGAAATATATATgcagaatatataaatatatactttaatgtaatatatatatgtatataaaaatatatatataaaatatgtaGACAATGCATGTATAAAAGTAAcgaaaacatatatatatatatatatatatatatatatatatatatatatatataaaatatatatatgtatatatatatattatatataaaacaaatatatatatatatatatatatatatatatatatatataaatatatgtatctgatatatatatgtaaatatataataatatatatatatatataatatatatatatatatatatataaatatatatatatatatataaaacatatatgtaacttatatataataataataaatgtcaTAGGCAAAATATCGTAACATGTGTATATGTAAATAATGtaaatatatgtatatgtaaACATGTCGTGTGTAAACATAGAATATGAAATATGTAAAaatttatttgtatatatatatgtatgacaatataaatataaatatgtatatatatatatatataaatatataaaccttaaataaataaaatggttatatatatatatatatatatatatatatatatatatatatatgtgataacaatatatatataaaaatatatatatatgtataaagtatatatgtaaataatatagacataaataaaaatgtaaacatatatatatatatatatatatatatatatatatatatatatatatatatatatatatatatatatatatatatataatataaataaataaatatatatatatatatatatatataaatatataactatctctcttgctctctctctctctctctttctctcatctctctcactctcttgcggctcctcgctctctccatcaacaatatatgtctctctccctctctctctcccactctctctctttctcttccatctctcactctctagctctcctcgctctctccatctttctttctctctctctctctctctctctctctctctctctctctctctctcaatctcctctctctcatatatatatatatataaaaatatgtaacaaatatatatataaatatatatatatatatatatatgtgtataaaatataaaaatatatgaaataaaatatataaaatatatatatatatatatatatgtaaatatatataaatatatgtaaacgaatatatatatgaaatatatatatatatatatatatatatatatgtacatataaatatataaatatatataaatatatatatataaatatatcgtatataaatatataaataagcGTATATAAAAtaacaacatatatatatatatatatatatatatatatatatatgtatatatatatttatgtaaaaacaaatatatatatatatatatatatatatatatatatataaatatatactgtcTCATATATATCTTTAGTATATATATActtaaaaatatatgtatatatatatatatatatatatatatatatatatatatatataaatatatatgtataaatatatcgtaatatatatatataacatatatatatatacatgtaaatatatatatatatatatatataaacatataaaatgtataaatatataaatatatataaaatatcatATACCATCATATGCAACATATagtaacatatatatatatatatctctctatctctctatatatatatatatatatatatatatatatatatatatatatatatatagttatatatatatatggtatgCAATATGCTGTCTCTCAATATATCTATAACTTCTGTatctgtaaatatatatataacttatatatatatatatatagaatacttaatataacatatatatataacatatatatatgcaacaaatatatatatagtatatatgtgTAACAAATAAGagttatatataatatatatatatatacataaatatatatatatatatatatataatatatatatatatatatatatatatatatgaaatatatggtcatcatatatatatatatatattaaaatatatatatatatatatatatataatatatatatatatataaatatatatatatatatataaaataacatatatatatatatatatatatatatatatatgaatatatatacatatacatacatatatatataaatatataaatatatatatataatatatacatacatatatatattatatatatatatacatatcatatatatataccatATATATAGATTTATAGCTATATATATACCTATATATGCTCTCTTCCCCCCTTCTTTCTATAAACCTCTatacatcttctctctctctctctctctctactcctttctctctctctctctctctctctctaaactatccagcgctctctctctctctctctctctctctctctcgcatctctctctctctctctctctctctctttctctctcatctctctctctctctgctctctctcgatcctctctctctctctttctctctctctctctctctctctctctctctctctcatctcttctctctctctctataatcaTCTCTATATCTCTCATATCGCTCTCCTCGCTCCctctaacatctctctctctctctctctctctctctctctctctctcctctctctctctctactctctctctctctctctctctcactactctctctctctctctctctctccatctctctctctctcgctcaatttctcgctctctctctctctgtttttctctctctctctctctctctctctctctctctctctctatagtctctctcactctctctctctctctctctccatcctctctctctctctctctctctttctctctctctctctctctcattatctcactttatctctctactctctctctttctctccatctctcactctctcgctccctAATCTCTCccatctttcttttctctctctctccctttctctctctctctctctctctttctcctctctctctctctctctctccgtctcgctcactctctctgcgCTCCCTAGCGCTCTCCCATTTttcgctctctgctctctctctctctctctctctctccatctcctactctctctctgctctctcctctctctctcttccttctggCATCTCTATCTCTGCTCCTTAACTCTCTCTCCATttcaaatatataaatatatctctctctctctcgctcactctctcactatctctctcctctctctctactctttctctccatctctcactctctcatgtCCCttgctctctccatctttctttctctctctcttttctctcttctctctctctctctcatatactctctctctcatctctttctctctatcatacatcaatatatatatatatatatatatataaatatatcatGATGTGATATATATAGTATGATataacttatatatatatatatatataaatatatatatatataatatatatatatatatatatatatatatatataatatcgtatatatatatatatagatatatatatattacatatatcatatatatatataaatatattaaaattatatatatatagcatatatatatataatataatatatatacatatatatatataacatataaaATATATCATATATGTAAAcatacataaataaaataaaatgtaatatatatatatatatatatatatatatatatatatatatatatatatatatatatatatatatatatatatatatagacatatatatatatatatatataacaatatataatatatatataacatataaaatatacaatataaaccaaaaatatataatctttatttctctctctctctctctctctctctctctctctctctctctctctctctctcctctcgtctctctctctctctctctctctctctctctactctctctctaactctaactctctctctgctctctctctctccttctctatctctctctctctctctctctctctctctctctctctctctctctctctctgtctctctctctctctttctctctctctctctcctttcttgctctctctctctcctctctcgctctctctctttctctcatctctcctctctctctctctctttctctccatctctcactctctcgaaCTCTaaactctctccatctttctctctctctctttctctctctctctcacactctctctctctcactctctctctctctctttctctccatctctcactctctcactctctcgctctccctcgctccctccatctttctttctctctctctctctctctctctctctctctctctctctctctctctctctctctctctctctctctctctctctcattctctctctctctctctctcactatctctctcactctctctctctttctctccatctctcactctctcgcgctccctcgctctctccatctttctttctctctctctctctctctctctctctctctctctctctctctctctctctctctctctctctctctctctctctctctctctctctctctctctctctctttctctctctatctctcgatctctctctatctctatctgatctatctctatctctcatattaatcttctcctctctctctctctctctgtctctctctctgtctctctctattctctgctctcctttcttgctctctctctctcctctctcgctctctctctctctcactctttctcctctctctctccctcgctctctcctctctcgctctctctctctctctctctctctctctctctctctctctctctctctcctctcttgctctctttctctcagagTGGTGGAGTGATGAGGTGAAGGGGAAGAAGTGTAAGAGGAGGAGTCTTTCCCGGCCAGAGAGGAAGAAGAAGGCTGCCCTAGTGTCTGGTAATATTCATCTCTCCCTACTTCCCTCTTCCTTtcagccctttttacatcagcagtgcttatacagaaacccagcctaaaccccaaacagcaagcaatgcagatgtagaagcacggtgacTAGGAAAAACtcaaactccctagaaaggcaggaacctaggaagaaacctagagaggaaccaggctctgaggggtggccagtcctcttctggctgtgccggctggagattataacagtacatggccattaaggccagatagttcttcaagatgttcaaacatccatagatgaccagcagggtcaaataataatcacagtggttgtagagggtgcaacaggtcagcaccttcaggagtaaatgtcagttgtcttttcatagccaagcattcagaggtcgagacagcaggtgcggtagagagagagagagagagagtcgaaacagcaggtccgggataaGGCAGCAGGTCCGGTGAGCAGGTCCGGGATAAGGCAGCAGGTCCGGTGAGCAGGTCCGGGATAAGGCAGCAGGTCCGGGATAAGGCATCAGGTCCGGGATAAGGCAGCAGGTCCGGGATAAGGCAGCAGGTCCGGGATAAGGCAGCAGGTCCGGGATAAGGCAGCAGATCcgatgaacaggtcagggtttcatagccgcaggcagaacagcagaaactggagcataaccaggtggactggggacagggacaggcagGAGTCGTCAGGCCAGATAGTCCTGAGGCATGTACCTAGGGATTATGTCCTTcgggaggggaaagagggagagagagagaattaggccgatacccactattgatcaaaatccagaaaagagccgttaaattctacaaccacctaaaaggaagcgattcccaaaccttccataacaaagccatcacctacagagagatgaacctggagaagagtcccctaagcaagctggtcctgggactttattcacaaacacaaacagacctcacagagccccaggacagcaacacaattagacccaaccaaatcatgagaaaacaaaaagataattacttgacacattggaaagaatttacaaaaaaactgagcaaactagaatgctatttggccttaaacaaagtacacagtggcagaatacctgactgtgactgacccaaaattaaggaaatctttgactatgtgcagactcagtgagcatagccttgctattgagaaaggccgccataggcagatctggctctcaagagaagacaggctatgtgcacactgcccgcaaaatgaggtggaaactgagctgcatttcataacttcctgccaaatgtatgaccatattaaagacacatatttccctcagattacacagacccacaaagaattagaaaacaaacccaattttgataaactcccttatctactgggtgaaaaaccacagtgtgccatcacagcagcaatatttgtgacctgttgccagaagaaaagagcaaccagtgatgaacaaacaccattgtaaatacaacccatatttatatttatttatttattttctattttactttaactatttgcacattataacactgtatatagacataatatgacatttgaaatttctttattctttttgaacttttccgagtgtaatgtttactgtaattgttttattgtttaattcacttttTGTTTATcacctacttcacttgctttggcaatgtaaacacgtttctcatgccaataaagccccttaaattgaaattgaattgaattgagagagagagagagagagagagagagagagagagagagagagagagtgtgacccaaccaaatcatgagaaaacaaaaagagaattacttgacacattggaaagaattaacaaaaaaagcagagcaaactagaatgctatttggagaattagaggacaccagataagacaatAACACCAGACTGACCCTATCCTCCTGGAACACAGACTATTGCGGCATAGGTACTGAAATTTGACaagctgacttgttggaaaagtggcatcctatgactgtgccacgttgaaagtcactgagctcttcagtacgggccattctaccgccagtgtttgtctatggagataacatggcagtgtgctcgattttatacacctgtcagcaacgggggtgtggctgaaatagccaaatccactaatttgaaggggtgtccacatacttttggttatgtagtgtat from Coregonus clupeaformis isolate EN_2021a chromosome 3, ASM2061545v1, whole genome shotgun sequence harbors:
- the LOC121554480 gene encoding breast cancer metastasis-suppressor 1-like, encoding MRTYIFLNVFFLFLSPGVYRELCLQVIQHKYECELQGARQHLESERTLLFDAMKTELLDKIRRLEEDRQSVDLTSEWWSDEVKGKKCKRRSLSRPERKKKAALVSGPFIVYMLRDIDILEDWAAIKKAKAALTLLKKKTDKR